The Flexivirga aerilata sequence TGGCGCACGCCCGGTGGTCCTACTTCTTCGGCGGCGGGTGCGAACCGGGCCTGGCGGAGCTGCAGCGGGTGATGCGGCCGGGCGGCGTCGCGTTCGTGATCGACAACGACGCGTCGCGGTCGACATTCGGAGAGTGGTTCCGCGCGGAGCTGCCGGCATACGACCCGGTGGGTGTCGAACGCTTCTGGCAGCGGCAGGGGTTCACCTCGACGCCGGTGACGATGCGGTGGGCGTTCGACACCCGCGCCGACTTCGAGTCGGTGGTGCGCATCGAGTTCACCCCCGATCACGCAGACCGCATCCTCGCCGAACACGAAGGCACCGGAGTCGATTACGCGGTCTTCGTGCGGTCGAAGACCTACTGAGACAAGACCTACGAAGAGACCGGCAACGCGATCGCCCTCGTCGCGGCGTGCACGTCGCGCACCTCGATCACCCGCATGCCCGCCGGCGCACTCTCGGTGCCGAGCGACCCGGCCGGGATGATCGCGCGCTTGAAGCCGATGCGGGCCGCCTCGGCCAGTCGCCGCGGCACTCCCCCGACGCCGCGGACGTCACCGGCGAGGCCGACCTCGCCGACCGCGAGCAGGCCGGGCGGCAGCGGTCGGCCTTCCTTCGCCGACGCGAGCGCCAGCGCGATCGCCAGGTCCGCTGCCGGCTCGGACAGTTTGGCGCCGCCGACTGTCGAGACGTAGCAGTCGTCGTTGCGCAGTGCGACACCCGCGCGGCGGTCGAGCACGGCCAGGATCATCGCGGTGCGCGAGCTGTCCACCCCGTTCGTCGTACGCCGGGCCGACCCGCCGTTGCCCGGCACCAGCAGTGCCTGCACCTCCGTCACGAGCGGCCGGCGGCCCTCCAGCGTCACGCTCACGCAGGTGCCCGGCACCGGCTCATCCATGCGGGAGAGGAACAGCCCGCTCGGGTCCGGCAGACCGACGATGCCGAGCTCGGACAGGTCGAAACAACCGACCTCGTCGGTCGGGCCGTAGCGGTTCTTGACCGCGCGCACCAGCCGCAGCCGGGAGTGACGCTCCCCCTCGAACTGCACGACGACGTCGACCAGGTGCTCGAGCACCCGCGGTCCCGCGATCGAGCCGTCCTTGGTGACGTGCCCGACCAGCAGCGTCCCGATGCCGTGCCGCTTGGCGACCTGCAGGATCGCCGCGGCGACCTCGCGCACCTGGCTGACATTGCCGGGTGCGCCGTCGATCTCCGCCGAGGCGATCGTCTGCACCGAGTCGACGATCAGCGGCTCCGGCTCGACCCGGTCGATCTGGGCGAGCACGGTCGCCAGATCGGTCTCGCTCGCCAGATAGAGATCGCGAGCGAGAGCCTCGATGCGCTCACCCCGCAGCCGCACCTGCGCGGCCGACTCCTCGCCGCTGACGTAGAGCACGCGCTTGCCGGCGCGGGCGGCCCGCGCGGCGACGTCGAGCAGCAGCGTCGACTTGCCGATGCCCGGCTCCCCTGCCACCAGCACCACGCCACCGGGCACCAGCCCGCCGCCGAGGACGCGGTCGAACTCACCGACGCCGGTCGGCTGCGCCTCCGCGCGGGTCGCGTCGACCTCCCCGATCGGTCGGGCGGGGCGCTCGACGGTCGCCGCCGGGGCGGTGCGCACCCGGGTCTGGCCGACCTCCGTGACCGTCCCCCAGGCCTGGCACTCACCGCAGCGCCCGACCCACTTCACCGCCTGCCAGCCGCACTCGGTGCAGCGGTAGGTCGGGGCCGGTGCCTTCTTGCGCGCGGTGGTAGCCATGGAGGACAAGATATTTCGACGCACCGACAACACCGACAACGCCGAGCGGCGCGCCCCCGGCGACGGGATACCGGTCGCAACACTTCAATACACTGACCTGCGTGAACCGATCCGACGAGTCCGACGAGGACCTGCTGCGCGACACCCTGGCGGCTGTTGCGCCGGGCACCGACCTGCGCGACGCGCTCGAGCGCATCCTGCGCGGCCGCACCGGAGCGCTGATCGTGATCGGTCATGACCCGGTCGTCGAGCAGATGTCGACCGGCGGCTTCCCGATGGACATCGAGTTCTCGGCGACCCGGGTGCGCGAGCTCGCCAAGATGGACGGCGCGATCGTGCTCAACAACGACGGGACCCGCATCCTGCGCGCCGCGACCCAGTTGGTGCCCGATCCGTCCATCGAGACGCGCGAGTCCGGCACCCGCCACCGCACCGCCGAGCGGGTCGCGAAACAGACTGGCTTCCCGGTGGTTTCGGTGAGTCAGTCGATGCACATCAGCGCGCTCTATGTCGGCAACCTGCGGCACGTCATCGAGGGCTCCAACGCGATCATGTCGCGCGCCAACCAGGCCCTGCAGACGCTCGAGCGCTACAAGTCGCGGCTCGACGAGGTGACCGGCACGCTGTCGGCGCTCGAGATCGAGGACCTCGTGACTGTGCGCGACGTCGCCAGCGTGCTGCAGCGGCTGGAGATGGTGCGGCGCATCAGCGAGGAGATCAGCGAGTATGTCGTGGAGCTCGGCGTCGACGGCCGGCTCATCTCACTGCAGCTCGACGAACTCGTCGGCGGTCTCACCGACGACCGGGAGCTCGTGGTGCGCGACTACGTCGACGCCACCCGCTCCGAGCTGACCGTCGAGGAGACCCTCGAACGACTCGGCGCGATGAGCGCGACCGACCTGCTCGACCTCGCCGCCGGCGCGCGAGCGGCCGGCTTCAACGTGATCGGCGACGCGCTCGACATGTCGGTGAGCCCGCGCGGCTACCGGCTGCTCACGAAGGTGCCCCGCCTGCCCGCCACGATCGTCGACCGGCTGGTCGATCACTTCAGCACGCTGCAGAAGCTCCTGGCCGCCGACTTCGACGACCTGATGGCGGTCGACGGCGTCGGCGAGAGCCGCGCGCGAGCCGTCCGCGAGGGCCTCTCCCGCCTGGCGGAGAGCAGCATCCTCGAGCGATACGTCTGAGCCACAACACTTTTCGAGCCCCGATGAGCGACCTCAGCGCGCTGCACGACACCATCCTCACTTGGTATGCCGCACAAGCACGCGATCTGCCGTGGCGCCGGTCGCCGGAGGCCTGGCCCTGGCCGGAGGTCGACCGCCCGTGGGCGGTGCTGGTCTCGGAGGTGATGCTCCAGCAGACCCCGGTCGTGCGCGTGGAGCCGGTCTGGCACGAGTGGATGCGGCGCTGGCCGACGCCCGCGGCTCTCGCGGCGGCCGCGCCCGGCGACGCAGTGCGCGAGTGGGGGCGCCTCGGCTACCCCCGCAGGGCGCTGCGACTGCACGCCGCCGCGACCGCGATCGCGCAAGAGCACGGCGGCGTCATACCGGCCAATCTTGAGGATTTGCAGGCACTTCCGGGCATCGGCACCTACACGGCAGCGGCTGTCGGCGCGTTCGCCTTCGGCATCCGGTCGGCGGTCGTCGACGTCAACGTCCGCCGGGTGGAGGCGCGCCTGGTCACCGGTGCCGAGCATCCAGCTCCCAGCCTGAGCGCTGCCGAGACCCGGCTCGCGGAGGAGCTGCTGCCCGCCGGCGACCGCGAAGCCGCCACCTGGAACGTCGCGGTGATGGAGCTCGGCGCACTGGTCTGCAAGGCGAAAACGCCACAGTGCGAACGCTGCCCGGTCCTCGATGCATGCGCCTGGGTGCTCGCGGGACGGCCGGCGCACGACGGTCCGCGCAAGCGGGTGCAGAAGTGGGCCGGCACCGACCGGCAGGTGCGCGGCAAGCTGCTGCACGTGCTGCGCGACGCGAGCGGCCCGGTGCCACGCAGCAAGCTCGATGTGGTGTGGCCCGACGCTGCGCAACGCGACCGGTGCCTCGCCTCCCTCATCGAGGACGGACTGGTCGAACCCCTTGCGCGCGAACGGTTTCGGCTGCCTGCCTGAGCTCAGCCCTTGGGCAGCGGCTTGACCGCGGTCAGCCCGAGGCCGTCAAGCACCTCCTGGAGCACCTGCGCCGGGTTGCCCCGCGCCTCGACGACGACACCCGGCTCGCCGGCCTGCAACGGCTCGAGCGTGGCGAGTTGCGACGGCAGCAGCGACGGCGGCATGTAATGGCCGGTGCGCTGGGCGAGCCGCTCCTTCAGCACGTCCTCGGGGACGTCGACGTGGCAGAAGCGCACATTGGGTCGCCCCTCGCGCAACAGGTCGCGGTAGACCCGCTTCAGCGCCGAGCAGGTCACCACCGCGCTGCGGCCGTCGCTCTCGTGCTCGTCGATCCAGGTGCCGATCGCGCGCAGCCACGGCCAGCGGTCCTCGTCGGTCAGCGGGATGCCGGCGGCCATCTTGTCGACGTTGGCCTGCGGGTGGAAGTCGTCACCCTCGGCGAACAGCCAGTCCATGACCTGCGCGATGCCCTTGGCCACCGTTGTCTTGCCGGACCCGGACACGCCCATCACGATCACGAACTGCGAACTCGCCGTGGTTTCAGTCATGACGGCCACCATAATCCAGGCCGATCGTCGATCGGGTGTTGCCATCGGTCTTGCGAGCGGGTAAGTTCTCGCGTTTGTGCCCGTGGTCGCGCTCCACCCGTACATCCGTCTCCTGAAAGCCGGCTTCCGGCAGCAATCGGCATACCGTCTTGCCGCCTTCGGCGGGCTGGTCGCCAACCTCACCTTCGGCTTCCTCAAGGTCGCCATGCTCTTCGCCACCGTCCGCGCGGGCGGCGGCACCGTGCAGGGCTACGACATCGGCTCGATGAGCGCCTACATCTGGATCTCCCAGGGTCTGCTCGGGTCGATCAACCTCTCCGGCCGCATCGACCTGGCCGACCGCATCCGCACCGGCGACGTCGCCGTCGACTTCCTCCGGCCGCTCGACGTGCAAGTCGGCACGATCGTCACCGAGGTCGGCCGGGCGTTGTTCGCGCTGATCCCGCGGGGGTTGCCGAGCGTCGCCATCGGTGCGCTCACGGTCGGTATGACGATGCCCACGACTCCCGGGCCCTACCTGCTCGGCGCGGTGAGCCTGGTCACCGGCATCACCATCTCGTTCGCGACGGTCTACCTCGTCGCAGTCGCCGGCTTCTGGCTGATCGAGACCCGCGGCATCCAGATCCTCTACATGGTGCTGTCGGGGTTCTTCGCCGGGCTCTTCGTGCCGATCTCGCTCTTCCCCACCTGGCTGCTGGTCGTCGCCGAGGCGACGCCGTTTCCGTCGATGATGATGTATCCGATCGACATCCTGACCGGCCGCGTCACCGGATGGGCCTCTGCCGGCTTGTTTCTCGTGCAGCTCGGCTGGCTCGCGGCGATGCTGCTGGTGGGTCGCCTGCTGACGCTCGCCGGCCGGCGCAAGCTGGAGGTGCAGGGCGGATGAGCGGGAATCTCCACCAGACAAGTGATGCCTCCAAGACCTCCCGGGCCGACCAGGCACCGGGGCGCCTTGCGGCATACCGCGCG is a genomic window containing:
- the radA gene encoding DNA repair protein RadA — encoded protein: MATTARKKAPAPTYRCTECGWQAVKWVGRCGECQAWGTVTEVGQTRVRTAPAATVERPARPIGEVDATRAEAQPTGVGEFDRVLGGGLVPGGVVLVAGEPGIGKSTLLLDVAARAARAGKRVLYVSGEESAAQVRLRGERIEALARDLYLASETDLATVLAQIDRVEPEPLIVDSVQTIASAEIDGAPGNVSQVREVAAAILQVAKRHGIGTLLVGHVTKDGSIAGPRVLEHLVDVVVQFEGERHSRLRLVRAVKNRYGPTDEVGCFDLSELGIVGLPDPSGLFLSRMDEPVPGTCVSVTLEGRRPLVTEVQALLVPGNGGSARRTTNGVDSSRTAMILAVLDRRAGVALRNDDCYVSTVGGAKLSEPAADLAIALALASAKEGRPLPPGLLAVGEVGLAGDVRGVGGVPRRLAEAARIGFKRAIIPAGSLGTESAPAGMRVIEVRDVHAATRAIALPVSS
- a CDS encoding gluconokinase, with the translated sequence MTETTASSQFVIVMGVSGSGKTTVAKGIAQVMDWLFAEGDDFHPQANVDKMAAGIPLTDEDRWPWLRAIGTWIDEHESDGRSAVVTCSALKRVYRDLLREGRPNVRFCHVDVPEDVLKERLAQRTGHYMPPSLLPSQLATLEPLQAGEPGVVVEARGNPAQVLQEVLDGLGLTAVKPLPKG
- a CDS encoding ABC transporter permease; protein product: MVALHPYIRLLKAGFRQQSAYRLAAFGGLVANLTFGFLKVAMLFATVRAGGGTVQGYDIGSMSAYIWISQGLLGSINLSGRIDLADRIRTGDVAVDFLRPLDVQVGTIVTEVGRALFALIPRGLPSVAIGALTVGMTMPTTPGPYLLGAVSLVTGITISFATVYLVAVAGFWLIETRGIQILYMVLSGFFAGLFVPISLFPTWLLVVAEATPFPSMMMYPIDILTGRVTGWASAGLFLVQLGWLAAMLLVGRLLTLAGRRKLEVQGG
- the disA gene encoding DNA integrity scanning diadenylate cyclase DisA, whose product is MNRSDESDEDLLRDTLAAVAPGTDLRDALERILRGRTGALIVIGHDPVVEQMSTGGFPMDIEFSATRVRELAKMDGAIVLNNDGTRILRAATQLVPDPSIETRESGTRHRTAERVAKQTGFPVVSVSQSMHISALYVGNLRHVIEGSNAIMSRANQALQTLERYKSRLDEVTGTLSALEIEDLVTVRDVASVLQRLEMVRRISEEISEYVVELGVDGRLISLQLDELVGGLTDDRELVVRDYVDATRSELTVEETLERLGAMSATDLLDLAAGARAAGFNVIGDALDMSVSPRGYRLLTKVPRLPATIVDRLVDHFSTLQKLLAADFDDLMAVDGVGESRARAVREGLSRLAESSILERYV
- a CDS encoding class I SAM-dependent methyltransferase yields the protein MTRPPSYDPIPSPNIWEHPDTYEIENRGVDPDGLLWAAMRQVRDWAGADVLDIGCGSGYHLPYFARTARRVIGVEPHEPLTRAAQSRVRGLGLAEDLVDVRLGAAEALPVEDDSVDVAHARWSYFFGGGCEPGLAELQRVMRPGGVAFVIDNDASRSTFGEWFRAELPAYDPVGVERFWQRQGFTSTPVTMRWAFDTRADFESVVRIEFTPDHADRILAEHEGTGVDYAVFVRSKTY
- a CDS encoding A/G-specific adenine glycosylase; its protein translation is MSDLSALHDTILTWYAAQARDLPWRRSPEAWPWPEVDRPWAVLVSEVMLQQTPVVRVEPVWHEWMRRWPTPAALAAAAPGDAVREWGRLGYPRRALRLHAAATAIAQEHGGVIPANLEDLQALPGIGTYTAAAVGAFAFGIRSAVVDVNVRRVEARLVTGAEHPAPSLSAAETRLAEELLPAGDREAATWNVAVMELGALVCKAKTPQCERCPVLDACAWVLAGRPAHDGPRKRVQKWAGTDRQVRGKLLHVLRDASGPVPRSKLDVVWPDAAQRDRCLASLIEDGLVEPLARERFRLPA